The genomic region GTCCCCACGCAGACGAGGAGCATGAGAGTTTTCTTGGGATCGTACGGCATGTCCTTGTTCCTAAAATCACGGAGAACGTGGGCGCCGTCCGATCCGGCGAAGGTGTGGGGCACATAAGTGGAGGCCTGCCTGCCTGTCTGCCTCGCTGCTTTGCTTACCTGGCTGTACTCTTTCGCTGCAGTAGCTGCAgcgctttctttcttttttgaaacaGGTTTGTGGGTGTGAGTGTGTATATATGTTTTTGCTATTTGTGAGTATATGTCATTCGCTGTGTATATGTCTATCAGCATGTGAATGGAAGGCGGAGGAATCTTGTCATAGAAAAGATATTGTATAGATACATGTTGTAGATATAGTCTATAGATAtagatttatatttatatatattcagtATTCAgtttggttgtttgtttgtttgtttgcttCTGTGGGTGGCGGCGGCGGTGGGGGAATCGAACCTGCGACCAGCATGAGACCTAAGAACAGAAACAGAGTGACAATTAAATTGAGCTGTATATATCTGTAAATTTGATCTAAGGTGTATTGGGTGAGGTGGGGGAGGTTTGTATCAGAGGAATGGCCATGGCTCAGCACCAGCAGCAGCAGCAACCGGCCCAGCCGGTTGGCTTGACCGGGACTGGAGGCAGCAGCAATGGGGGTAGCAGTAGTACAAGCAGTAGTGCTAATAGCACGCCTGCAAATCATCAGGGAGGGGATACCACTTTAACAAAGATCTTTGTTGGGGGCTTGGCATGGGAGACCAAGAGGGAGACCATGAAGAAGTACTTTGAGCAGTTTGGGGATATACAGGAGGCTGTTGTCATCATGGACAAGAACACAGGGAGGTCCAAGGGATATGGTTTTGtaagtttttttttcctttttcttcagttttctttgcGCACCCATCTGTGAATAGAGGAAAACCGAGACTATTTTGGATGATCTTGTCCTGGATTGAATGAATAGATGTAtgcattcttttgattttttgtttcttACCCAAAGAAAAAAGAGACTGCTCTGGATGATCTTGTCTGTCAATAGTAGGCATCTCATGTTTTTGGGTGTGTGAGGGATGATTGCGATATAGTTCTTCTGATTTGTTGCTTTCGGATGCGATGCTGAATATGGTGGATGAATTTATTTTTACCAATTTTTGAATAAAGGAAAAGGGAGACTTTTTTATGATCTTGTCTATGAATGAACAAAGGAAGGAGGTGATTTTCAGTGATGTTGTTTAGGAATGAATTAATTGGTATTTGCATTTTTTGTTACTCATTTTTGAATAAAGGAAAATAGACTCTATTGGATGATCTTGTCTGCAAATGGAAGAATGGATATATGCATTCGTTTGATTAATTTTGCTTACCTGTTCTTTTGATAGAGGAAAAAAGAGAACTTATTGGGATGATTTGTATATGAATGGATCAGTAGTTATTTGTCATTTTTCATTATCTGTTTAGTAATAAAAGAAAATAGAGACATTTTGAATGGTCTTGTCTGCAAATGACTGAATATACGCATGCATTTTTCCTGCGCTATTTTTGAATAAAAGAAGAAAGACTGATTGAATGGTTTGTCAATGGGAGAATGAAGAGGCATATGTTATTCCTTCTTTACCCTTTTTTAATGGAAAAGAAAGTTGCCAGCTTTGGATGATATTATCTGTGAACAAATAGTTCTATGTATTCATTTATGCTTGTGGGTGTATGGGTTGTGATTGTGTTTTGGCTATTCTGATATCGAGCTTGTAGAGAGGTGGTGGTGAATGGTGAATGAATTTTCCTAACTTTATTTGAATAAGGATAACTGAGGTAGGGTTTGGTTGATCATGCCTTTCAAATGAGTGGATACATATGCATTGTTTTCGTCTTACACATTTTTGAATGACAGATGGTATGCATGAATGAATAATCTATGCATTTATGCTAATGAGTGTGTTGGTGAAGGTTGGTATTGGTATTTAGGTTTGCTGGTTTTCAAAGAGATGTTGAATGGTAGATGGATTTTATCAAACTTCTGGTTTGTCTTACTTATACAAATGATGCagatttaatttcataaatatggAGTAAGCCTGTACCGGTGCTGTGGGTTATCAAGCTTTTCTTTGAATtattgattttgtttgtagaattggGTGTGTGGTTGGGGATTGTAGCATAGTAATTCTGCTTTGGTAGTGgcaaatggtagagaaatttatctTTGATTCAATATTATCAAATCAAGGGTGCAAGTTTGTTCCCACGAATGTGGACAAATCAGGCACTGTTGACTTGAGCTTTTCTTGGAGGCTAGGTGAAATTCTATGTCAATGTTTGTTGTTCCCAGAATTAGGTTATGACTTTTTATGGCATCTGTGCAGGTAACTTTCCGTGAGCCAGAGGCAGCAAGGAGAGCATGTGTAGATCCAACACCTGTGATTGATGGAAGACGAGCTAATTGCAATCTTGCTTCAATGGGTGCCACCCGGACTAGGCCTTCTCCTCCCCAGCATGGTAGGCTTTTTCTTTTCCtcgcatttttttaaattttatttgctgAGAAATCTTGTTAAAAGATTGAACTGAAGAGTATGATGATTAAGCATGGTAAACCTCATAAAACTTGGTGttccaaaaaatgcaaaaattgatgcAGCTGCAGTGTGCATTTTTTTAATGACATAATCACAAACAACATTATCAATCGGTTCTCAGCCTTGATTTCTGTTGAGACTCATTTTAGCATATACTATCATTGGCTGTGACGAGTTGGTGTATTTTTCTTGGTGGTCTTTGTCTTCTTTTACTCATATAGGATTTTAACTGTTTTATTACTTTTCTCTGGCTCTTCATTTGCATTTCTTAACACTTAATTTCCTGCTTTTACATAGATGCATTAGGGAACTCCCATTGTGCTCTTGGATCATGTACTTTACAGTCCCTTTGGCCAAATTTGGCCACAACTAGGTGTTGATATTTAAATCAATCGAATGAATTATCCTTAATACTAATAGTAATAACTTTTGGCTGTATCTTTCAACTGTGGGAAATGAAGCTACTTGTTGTACATAAACGCTGCAGAGCACACGAAtggatgataaaaataaaatatggtAGATAGATGGGCTATATAAAGGTTGGGAGATGGTCACCTGATTGAAGTTGGCAAATTCTAGAATGATTAATGTTTGTGGTGAAGATGTCTCCCCCATTTTAGAAAGTTATTAATCACCTGAATTATGTCACAGCATCTAGATCCTTGAGTCTGTGATCTTGAAAGTTGAAACCCAATACATTGGTCACCTTGGGATAGATAAGTCTCTACTTACCGGTGTAAAGAATGCCCCTTACTATACGGGGGTTAAACCACAACAAACCTTTAACTAAATGACAATAAATACATGAATTCTATCTCAATACAGCATCATATATGATCCTGGCTTAAAAGGGATGGAAATGGACGAATCCGCATATATGAGCCTTCATATGGTTGGATTGCAAcatagttttgttttgttttgttttgttaatGGTATTTTTGTTAAGAACAGCATGCATAGGAATTTATGTTCTTTTGGTCTTTCCCATCCAAAAGCTAGCACATTTCCGCATGTATAGGCTAAGTCTTGAGAGTGTGTTTGTTGGAATACTTCTCAAGAATCTTGCTTTAAATTGAATTTGATCAAATGAAAAGATGCATTTTTTCATGAGTAAGATTCAATAAAGTAGATGCCCTTCCTCTGCATTCAGAAAAAGACAACTGTCAAGTATACAAATGAATGCTTTGTTATTGATTCTAggagatttttcaaaatttttgtaaACAAAAGGCCATTGTATATCGTTTTCTATCTAACCATTTGGTGATTGTAAAATTACAACAAAGGCACCATATTGCATTGTTGAAGGGTTGACTCCAGGGTGTTGTATATAAGGCTTTATATTAGATTAAATTGAAGGATCATGGTTACACAATACCTCTTGATCAGCACGAGTTTGCGTGTTAACTTGTGTTGGCTGAATCAGGTGGCAGTTGCCAGCTAGTCCTCAGCTTAAAAGACTGCCGATGCAGTGCTTATTTCTACAGGTAAAGTGAAATGTCCCTTTCAGAGCTGAAAGCATAACATTAGAACAAAACTAGTTCATAGTCTTTTCTGCCTCAGATGACCATTAGCATGTGGTTTATCCCTCCTGTTTTCCTCAAACTACTGAGTTTAGGATCTTATACTGGGGTGTTACAATTTACAGATAATAATTGTGCATGGACCAGGGATTCCTTATTCAAAATTCATTGTATTTGAATCAGTTTTAGCTACTTAGAGGGGAATTAAATGTTGTTTGGAGTTTGAAACAGTATGTCCTGTTTGAAGTTTAAAACAGCCTGCACAGGTAAGGATTATTGGGTTATTTGATTCTTGCCTTTTGTTGGTCGTGTGGGTGCGGCTATGCTAATATCTGGCAAGTGGAAAACATAGTGTGCTCATTAGTTTTCTTTTTTAATATGTATTTTGGGTTGTCTTCTTATGTGTTTGATGCATCATGCAGGCAATCGATTCAGATCAGCTGGCCACTTTCCTGTAGGTTCTCAAGGAATGCCTACTTATAACAGTGGTTTGGCGTTTCCTCAGCCCAGTCCCTATCCATACCAGCAAGGCTACCCCTATTCTCCATTTGGGTGCGTCGTAAGGTCACTAAATTTAATGTCCATAcgattccttggaatctgctgttttgcttgttgtttttgtttaTTTGAAGGTCTAGGTACAAACTCACTGCAATTTAATCACAAGAATAGATGCCTTGTTGAAACTTTCAATGCTTATGTAGAATGAGATCATATATTTTGCTTTTATGGATAATGTATCCATACTTGTTTTCAGGTATGCCACATATCCACCAGACTTCAATTTTGCCCAGGTATTATTGGCAATGCAAGATGCATTCTTGTTTACATTTTTAGTATTGGGTTACGTTGTTCCCTTTTAAAATGAGTATGAAGTCATGAACAATAAAAAAATGCCTTTATATAAAAATCTTTAGGTTgtagagattagatgaaaatgattAGATACTTTATGCCTTATCTTCTAATGCCTATATCTACAATAATCGGTGCAGGGATTTTATAATCCATATGCAGCAGCCCAGTTTCCTCAAGTATATGCTGGACCAGCAGCAACAATGTACCCACATGCACAAGTAACACAAGGTGCAGCTGGCTACCCTACCTCACCAGGATATAATATGCAAGGCCCACACATTGTTCAGTATAGCAGTCCTGGAATGGTGGCAACAACTACTGTATCGCCACAGTATGGGGGTGGGGCATCTGTCCCAAGCGCTGTTCAAACTTCAGGTATGTCCCACTTCCTCGTATGGTTATTCTAATTACTTGAACTATTTTGGTTTTGTACAAGATGAAAAGGATTAAGTTTCTCCTTCAAATGTATGAACAGCACTAATAGGTGCTAATTCTGCCTCAGCAAACCGAAGCCCAGGACAAATTCAACAGTATGCGGCTGTAGCAGCTCCTGAACAAGCTGCTACATGACATTTTTAATGGCAAGACTTGGAACAGGGTAAAGACAGAAGGCACATTTGTGCAAACTGGGCTAAGTTGACTTCAAACTTTAGTCAATTCTTTATGATCCATCATTAGAAACTAAAGGAGCATTTGGCTAACTTGTATCGATGAATATTTGTTCAGTTAGTTTTGATCCTTCTGCTGAAGTCCCCAATCTTTATTCTTTCATATTAAACATTTGCAGTGAAGAACTAACTTATCGGATGCTGATATTACTTGAAAGAAATGGATTCGAAAGAATTATTTACaaagaaaaaaattcaacaatGTAACTGGAATATACAAGGCAGGGAAAACTTTGTAAATTTGCCATGTTCTGACATTAGTCCACAATGATGTTGAAGCTCAGATTAAGTTAATTTATGCATCAAAACCTTTTTGTTGAAATGCCACTTGCAGTTGATTCTAACACTTTATGATTGTATTATGTGAAACTCTAATTCAACTTACATCTGTGTGGTTATTTTAGATATAGGCTCTGAAAGAGTGTTGACAAAATAATTTGCATTGATAATTAAATGAGGTTTGAAAAATTGATTCAGATTGTAAATTGCAAGCAGACCACAATTACTGAGAGGGTTCAAACTACCTCATAATTTTGGGAGAAGTTACCAAGCTTTTGCTTGGAATTTCATAACAGCATACTTTTAAGTTTGACAGTTCTAGAATCTATATTAAACTGGTTTGTATTTCCTGTTGTTGCAAAATGTCTTGTTGACCCAGTTTGATTTAGCTCATTTACATGCTACCAAGTTACCGACATAAGTGAATGTAGCCCTGATCAATTTTCATTTCCCAACCATCAAAGCTATGAGTCAATATACTTCAAATATGAACTGCTAGTAGTTGCCCATAACACTGCAAAgcttaaaataaaatgaaaatggtAAATGGTATTATGGAATGCCCATACAACTTCAGGGACAAGGAAAAAATCATAGAATGAGTTGAGAACCATTCAAATGCATCCAGTAAATATTTCTTAGTGCAAGCTGTGGATTTTTGTAGACAACCAGAGCTCTAAATTCTATTAGGTCAACAAAATTTTGGCTGACATAAGTGTTAAAACAGAATTGTTTGAATGGTTGGAATAAGGTGTGATTGGGCGTAGGGTCTTAAGTGTATGgttctccaacaattgttttggGGCATGAGGACAGGATAAATACGTGGAGCTTTGGATTCTTCAATTAGATCATGATAGAAAATGAATATCCTGGGAAGAACATCCATCAGcattttgaaacttgaatttgAGCTTTTGGGATTCTTATCAAATCAGTATTTGAGGACATATGCAAGACAACGCTGAAGACAAAGGCATAGTATTTATGCTTGGCATGAGCCAACAACATTCACATGGAATGAATGACGTGCTTTATGATTTGATGTATTTTGTGACCATTCTGATCACATTCTTGCTTTTAGTGAAAACATGGGAAAAAtaaacttaataaaaaacatgtatTGAAAActttaatcaaaaacatgtattGAAAACTTAAGCTCATCATTCATTGTATCAATATGAAGAAATACGATTTTACCAACATTTTTCTTGATAGCTTATGACTTTTGGTTGCCCATAAAAATGATTTAGAGAGCTTTAtgggattttaatttttttttcattgaatTAAAGCAGAATTACAAAGAATAACAACTACAACAGGTAGCTGAAAGAGAAATACATTGAACAAGATCAAATGGGTAGCAGATAGACACCTACAAACTAAGAACAATTACAACCAGCCAGCAAGTGGCATTGTTTTGAAGAGACATCTACAAATTAAGAACAATTACAGCATGCCAACAGGTGGCATTACAGTGTAGAAACATAATGAAACATTTTGCATAGGTTCATATTGCAGCTGTAAATTCAAGAGCTTTATAGAATTTTAGTGTTATTTTTGTTTTGGAATACAtttattttgatgtagaaaaattgaattgCAGATTAGTCTGAGTAAACACAGTGTGTGAATCATGTGAATTAATAAGAtgtggaaaaaaagaaaaaatttaataagatcagaaacaaagtaaaaatgaaccaaaaaaaagtcaaaatagCAAGGAATAAAAAAAATAAACGAAAAGGATAATTGTCAAGAGAATTGGGGTTCTATATGTTAGACAATATTAAAAGAAGGGTGAAAAAAGAAACATAACAAATAAAGGAGCAGAAAAGTCAAGAAGCGAataagttaaaaaataaaataaaaaagaatagcgACTCCTCATGTTTTAGGTGCATAATTTATATAGTCACAACTAGGGATTTTATTGGCACATTACATATAACATATTAACCTTTTAGATGTTGTCCTATAAGCCAATAGGATTAGAAGAATGTTCTCTATTAAATGCCTCAATCATTTCGTTAGTTTTAGGCAGAAATGGTGCCCTCTTATTATGTTGTACCATAAGCTTGCACATTTTTCTGAACGGTTTGCACAATAAAATGTCTTCCTTGGTCATTGGTTAAGGATCAATTGAATCTAGTAAATAATATtctaataaataataaaatgtGGTTGTTTATGTTTTGTAATAGTtggcaaatgcaaattttatttagTTGGTTGGATAGTTTGTGGCAGTGACAATATATCTGTAACACCACTCATATATGCAAGAGGCTTTGTTGGCCCAATAAAATCTCTAGTTCTTTTTGTAAAGGTGGTTGTATTACAAGTGACACAAGGGGCATCACAAGGCTTTTTCATTCTTTGACATATGTCTTACATGCATGCAAATTTGTTTTCTCATTGTTTGAAATATATATTTCAAATGTACATCTATTCTTACATGTTCTTTCTTAGGTTGGACCACCTTATTTGTAATGtctattttatatatttgaatagaGTCTACAAAAATCACCGTAACAAGGATATTAATAGCTAGCCATATTGATCACCATAAGGAGGATAATACTCAATACAAAATTAATTCTTCATAGCATATTATTTTTTGATAGCCACTATTTTGCTTCAACTTTATGATACATTCCACCACTTCCTCTAGGTTTAAAATTGTATAATTCATATatttttgcattcattatagatatCAAAATGTTATCATAATGACCTAGCTTATACTGACGTAGCTTAGGATTAGATAAACCAACAACATCAATGTCCATCCTTTTTCCTAGTAGCATACCAACATCATTGCCTTTACTTTCGTTCTTTAAATAACATATCCACATTTGTGCTAACCCGCAAAGAAAAAAGGGAAGCCATGATTTTCCCTACAAGCTAGTAACATCCCTTGTGCAACCTTAAAAAACTTGATCATTTCTTTTAAGACAAACAAACCAAATCACTTCCATAAATAGATTTATCCACACTTtgtcaaaataattagaagattgATTCTTATAACTCATGATATGACAAAACAAAATATTCTACCAAGAAATTGATTCTTTACTGCCTCACTTAGCTCAAATGAGAAGAAAACAACTCCAAACAAGTGCTTAAAATATTCTCTCTTACCACAAAAGCTACAAATCATACCTAGGAAAGAGAATCTCTCCAACCATAAACTTTTCAataacaaaaatatccaaaaacgTTTTTTTAGGTTCTAGTAAATTCCAAAGGCATTCCCTATATGAAATTGACATCCTATTTTTTAAAATCAATGGTTCATAATCAAagagaagaataaaattaatttcAACCATATACTTACATTTATATTAGTTTGTAAAAAAAATCttttatgataaaaaattaaaaaaatatttttttaatattattaattataaaaaatgggcataaaaagaaaaatatatcttttataattatattattttgataggaatatttttactattattttttaaattaagatattctatatttttttaagtttcaaaaaggaaaatgaaaaaaatattaaaaaagaaagaattagttttattctaattcttctctttctttctttaagattaatttttcattaagtttaaaatttgttttatttatttttgtctttttattaaattataaataataattaaaagttattagaactaatttaattaataattatttattttattaaaattttaattattgtagaataattatattttgaattaaaaatatatcttttattactatttttgataataatattttttttattagaatattctagtttgttttttatttaattatggCAAAGGCATTTCTTATATGAAATGGACCACCCACTTTtcgaaatcaatggttcaaaattgagaAGGATGAAGACCCactcaggcctggaatttgacaggcaaaaTGGCCGTTTTCCCACTTTTGAACCGTATTTGATAGCGtaaaaaattagtagaacgtatgcattgacatgctatttttttcacaaaccgtatatatgacacttaaaattattaataagctgtaaaatattataatagatcatatatattgatatatattattttacaatgtttattataaatatatgaatttatttagaatattttaaaatggtaggattaagatataattgtttctaattttatattatttttatatgaatgtTTAGCatgttttttcttatataaatttagaaactttgtcaatttattttttaatattttttaaagattgtcttaaatatcaatatagaaacttctaacaattgaaatgataTAATTATTTCTacttttttaaaatattgtaataaaaaaatctaaaatgatttctatttttataataaacaagatttttgggttgaatttagaaacttacgagtaaatttaagatttttttagtgcattactaatttatcattgttttttaaatttttacatttttttgatgGAATTATTTCTTTTCACTTCAATTGAATAAAAAACTTATAATAAactattcacaaattaaaaaaaattgacacttaacattttttgaaaaaCGTAAAACGAAAGGCATTTAAATTATTAAaccatcataaaaaaattcatgacAGGCAGGGGTggccgtcaaattccaggcctgaacCCACTCACTCTTCGAAATATATgaaagaaaaaatctatcttttattATTATCTTCTTTTGAAAAGAAAATCTTTTAATATTAagatattttatcttatttttgaagtctctaaaaagaaaaataaaaaaatatttaaaaaaaagaataagctttattctatttttttaaggATCTTTGATTAAAATAAACAAAAGAAGATCTTTTTAATATTAagatattttatcttattttttaagtctataaaaagaaaaataaaaaaatgttaaaaaagaaagaataagctttattctattttttttaaggattattgattataaatttgattttaattatttatatatttttttatcaaattaaaaaataataataatttttttattaaaattaatttaattcataattatttgtcttacaaaattattgtagaataattatattttgaattaaatatCTTTCTTTTATTATGTTGGTAAGAACTTCTAAGATATTCTATTTGGAGCCATCTATTCTCCATAGAAAATAATAcctaatcaaaaacacaaaatctacaaattACAATATACAAAACATTTGTGTTATGCAAATTcgttttgtatggagaatagccACCACCATcctatctttttaaaaaaaaattattctaattcttctttttcttttaaagattaattttttaaagttaaaatttcATTTGAATGATGTATGTCTTcttatggaat from Cryptomeria japonica chromosome 3, Sugi_1.0, whole genome shotgun sequence harbors:
- the LOC131068893 gene encoding uncharacterized protein LOC131068893 isoform X3, with the protein product MAMAQHQQQQQPAQPVGLTGTGGSSNGGSSSTSSSANSTPANHQGGDTTLTKIFVGGLAWETKRETMKKYFEQFGDIQEAVVIMDKNTGRSKGYGFVTFREPEAARRACVDPTPVIDGRRANCNLASMGATRTRPSPPQHGNRFRSAGHFPVGSQGMPTYNSGLAFPQPSPYPYQQGYPYSPFGCVVRYATYPPDFNFAQGFYNPYAAAQFPQVYAGPAATMYPHAQVTQGAAGYPTSPGYNMQGPHIVQYSSPGMVATTTVSPQYGGGASVPSAVQTSANRSPGQIQQYAAVAAPEQAAT
- the LOC131068893 gene encoding uncharacterized protein LOC131068893 isoform X2; translated protein: MAMAQHQQQQQPAQPVGLTGTGGSSNGGSSSTSSSANSTPANHQGGDTTLTKIFVGGLAWETKRETMKKYFEQFGDIQEAVVIMDKNTGRSKGYGFVTFREPEAARRACVDPTPVIDGRRANCNLASMGATRTRPSPPQHGNRFRSAGHFPVGSQGMPTYNSGLAFPQPSPYPYQQGYPYSPFGYATYPPDFNFAQGFYNPYAAAQFPQVYAGPAATMYPHAQVTQGAAGYPTSPGYNMQGPHIVQYSSPGMVATTTVSPQYGGGASVPSAVQTSALIGANSASANRSPGQIQQYAAVAAPEQAAT
- the LOC131068893 gene encoding uncharacterized protein LOC131068893 isoform X1, which produces MAMAQHQQQQQPAQPVGLTGTGGSSNGGSSSTSSSANSTPANHQGGDTTLTKIFVGGLAWETKRETMKKYFEQFGDIQEAVVIMDKNTGRSKGYGFVTFREPEAARRACVDPTPVIDGRRANCNLASMGATRTRPSPPQHGNRFRSAGHFPVGSQGMPTYNSGLAFPQPSPYPYQQGYPYSPFGCVVRYATYPPDFNFAQGFYNPYAAAQFPQVYAGPAATMYPHAQVTQGAAGYPTSPGYNMQGPHIVQYSSPGMVATTTVSPQYGGGASVPSAVQTSALIGANSASANRSPGQIQQYAAVAAPEQAAT
- the LOC131068893 gene encoding uncharacterized protein LOC131068893 isoform X4 — protein: MAMAQHQQQQQPAQPVGLTGTGGSSNGGSSSTSSSANSTPANHQGGDTTLTKIFVGGLAWETKRETMKKYFEQFGDIQEAVVIMDKNTGRSKGYGFVTFREPEAARRACVDPTPVIDGRRANCNLASMGATRTRPSPPQHGNRFRSAGHFPVGSQGMPTYNSGLAFPQPSPYPYQQGYPYSPFGYATYPPDFNFAQGFYNPYAAAQFPQVYAGPAATMYPHAQVTQGAAGYPTSPGYNMQGPHIVQYSSPGMVATTTVSPQYGGGASVPSAVQTSANRSPGQIQQYAAVAAPEQAAT